Proteins from a genomic interval of Arachis hypogaea cultivar Tifrunner chromosome 10, arahy.Tifrunner.gnm2.J5K5, whole genome shotgun sequence:
- the LOC112718310 gene encoding dirigent protein 4, whose product MSIQVHSKYHSENKNGFHYKEKVTNLHFYLFDFLTGKNPSAVEIARPNRPVGAKASTPFGHIYAIDDPLREGPDENSSVIGNARGFYLSTSQSEDLTLLMNVDFGFTKGEFNGSSISVVSRNPVTEPHRELAVVGGRGKFRLARGFAELTTYYLNTTNGDAIIEYNVTVLHY is encoded by the coding sequence ATGAGTATCCAAGTTCATTCGAAATATCACTCGGAGAACAAGAACGGTTTCCATTACAAGGAGAAAGTGACCAATCTCCATTTCTACCTCTTTGACTTCCTCACTGGGAAAAACCCCTCCGCCGTGGAGATCGCGCGACCCAACCGTCCCGTGGGGGCAAAAGCTTCCACTCCATTCGGCCATATTTATGCCATTGATGATCCACTGAGAGAAGGGCCTGATGAAAACTCAAGCGTCATTGGCAATGCGCGGGGTTTTTACTTGTCAACAAGCCAAAGTGAGGATCTAACCCTTCTTATGAATGTGGATTTTGGGTTCACCAAAGGAGAGTTCAACGGGAGCTCCATCAGCGTGGTTTCGAGGAATCCGGTGACGGAGCCGCATAGGGAACTGGCTGTTGTCGGAGGGAGAGGCAAGTTCAGGCTCGCTAGAGGCTTCGCTGAGCTTACAACTTATTATCTCAATACAACAAATGGTGATGCTATTATTGAGTATAACGTTACTGTTTTACATTATTGA